Within the Chromobacterium paludis genome, the region CTGGCAAAGGCTTCATCGTCGCGCTGAGCGATCCGGTCGGCATCGCCGCGGAGCTTTCCGCCCTGATGATTCATCACGCCAGCGCCTTCGCCAACAAGAAGGAAAACAAGCACCCGCTGATGGCCAGCATGGCTATCAGCCAGATCAAGATGGCCGTGGAGGACCAGGCGCTGGAAGCCGAGCATCAGGCGGCAGAAGAACTATCCAATGACTACCTCTCGCAGCCCGACCTCTCCGTGCTGTTCTCGTCCAGCGCCAGAAAACGCAGAGAGGCCCAATACGATGCCCTGCGCACCGTCACGCCAGCCGAAGCCAAGCGCGCCCAAAAGCTGGCCTGGGACAAATACCGGGCCAAGTTCAACGAACCGGCCATGCAGGCCTGGCAGGTCAAGTTTGAGGCGGAAAGCCAAAAGTTCGACCAGACCACCATCCAGCCGCTCGCCAAGGCTTATCTGGGTTGGCTAGGCGGTCAGGACATCAAGCAATCCTTCCAGTGCAATTACGATGAAGATGATCTAGATAGCGGAGAAGCCTATACGCGGGCGGTCACCCTGGCCGTTTCCGGCGCGCAAGACAAGAAGCTTTGCCTGGACTACCTCTCGCAATTGCTATCTGGTAGCTTCGAGCCAGAAAACTTTGTGCTCAATGCGGCCGTACTCAATCAAAAATCGCTGAAAGACCAGGTCAAAAAGGCTGTCGGCGCGCAAAGTATTGATCCGCGCATCTTCCCCGCGGATGCCTATATCGGTTTCCAGGGGGGCGTGGCCGAGAAGATCGCTCACGGTGATACCAGCCTGAATGCCTACCTGCTGACGGTCAGCGCCCCCTTGGTCAAGCTCTTCGATGGCATAGCCAACAAGGTGGCGCGGCCACTCTGGACTGCCATGGCGATGCATAGCCGAAAAGTCTTCGTGCAAGTGGAAGTCACCGGCAGCAAAAAAGCTTTCCGCACGCGCTTGATCAAGGAGCTGGTCAAGCAAGGCGGCAAACCGATGAATCCGCGCGAGATGGAACGCGCCGTCAGCGCACAGCTGCGCAATCTGCAAGCCGCCGGCGTGCCGCTGGATGGCTCTGAGAAGAAAACTTTCACTCTCTTGCTCGATCCCAAGCAAGTCAGAGGCATGCCCAACGGTCTGACTCCTTCACAGCAGGCTAAATGGCTGGCAGGCAGTATCCATACTTCAGCTCAGCTGGATAATATCGTCATGGGCGAGTGGCGCGCGGCGCTGTCCAGCGCCAAGGGTGCGATACCGTTTGCCGGCGGACTGCTGGCCGCCATTTGGCAGTGGGCCGCTTTGGACAAGCTGGGACAAGATGAACAAAGCGCGATGAGCCACGAGGCAAAGGAGGCTGGTTGGCGTTTGCGTGCAGGTACGACGGCTTTTTGGGGAACGGTTGTCGATATGGCCGGCCAGGGCCTGAAAAAAACTGCGGCCTGGGTGCCGAAGTTTGCCAAAGGCCTGAGTTATTTTGGCATTGGGGTTAGTGTGATAGGTAGATTAGGTGGACTTATTGGTGGTGCCATCATGGCCTTTTGGGATGGAAAAAATGCTTATCAGGCAGCCCAGAAGGGTGATTGGAAGATGTTTGGACTTTATTTTTCTTCCGCATTTCTTGGCGGCCTCGTTACAGTTCTAGCACTTGGAGGGGCTGTTCCATTTATAGGTTGGATAGCAATCATCGCCTTGATTGGGGTTACCTTGTTAATTGAACTTTTTAAAGACAATAAAGTTCAATCCTGGCTGGAAAATGGATATTGGGGTGGGCGAATTTATAAAACACCAGAAGAAGAACGGAAGCAGTTGCAACTTGCGGTGGGATGATAAAATGGAATTTACTGGGCAATTTACACCCTACTCAATTAATCGACCACTTTCTGATGATGAGCGTGATCGCCAATTAAAGCAAAGTAAGAAAATAGAAACCGAGCTTTATCATCAACTCTCAATTATAGAAATAAATTCAAATTGGTTGGAGGTGGTGGATAAGTATTTTTTTGACAAAGGAGCCCTAACGCTGGCGGGATTGATTTTTATTCCCGCAGGGGTACTCATGACGATATTTTCCATGGCAATAGGTATAGTCAACATATATAAAGGCGATTTTGGTGCCTTTATAGCGCTTTTGGTTTCCCCACTTGGTATGGCGATCTGCTATCTGATATGGAGATGGACGAGAAAAGAGATCAACTATACTCACTATCCCATCCGATTTAATCGCAAGACACGCATGGTTCATGTTTTTCGTCAGGATGGAACCGTATTGAGTGTAAAGTGGGATAAAGTATTTTTTACCCAGATTCCCGTCACCTACGGAATGTGGGATATGGTTGGCCATGTTCTGGATGAGGATGGCGTAACCGTGCGCGAAACGTTTGGGTTGCCGGCATGTGCAATGGGAAGCTGGGGACGGGAGAGAGCGAAGGGGTATTGGGAGTTTATCCGCCGCTACATGGAAGAAGGCCCTGCCA harbors:
- a CDS encoding T6SS effector BTH_I2691 family protein, which translates into the protein MSTNPSCEYCDKRGVPIFPARYAVALPNANAPAVANKPAVALPDASSQYTLRTLRSGYLYVYDEARKRWDDYFVTEDGYFFKTSTQAKGQPLVLPKKPFSCPDEGHRAIASCITIPDAKRATKVWLAFSDGQWTEAVRKRHESADYRKKHMRCVDVKAYSASVDAKHCLPIKDAGSKIAEYALDKVALGKAVGFSPIPLASRKGRAERLIAEAEKLAPGKGFIVALSDPVGIAAELSALMIHHASAFANKKENKHPLMASMAISQIKMAVEDQALEAEHQAAEELSNDYLSQPDLSVLFSSSARKRREAQYDALRTVTPAEAKRAQKLAWDKYRAKFNEPAMQAWQVKFEAESQKFDQTTIQPLAKAYLGWLGGQDIKQSFQCNYDEDDLDSGEAYTRAVTLAVSGAQDKKLCLDYLSQLLSGSFEPENFVLNAAVLNQKSLKDQVKKAVGAQSIDPRIFPADAYIGFQGGVAEKIAHGDTSLNAYLLTVSAPLVKLFDGIANKVARPLWTAMAMHSRKVFVQVEVTGSKKAFRTRLIKELVKQGGKPMNPREMERAVSAQLRNLQAAGVPLDGSEKKTFTLLLDPKQVRGMPNGLTPSQQAKWLAGSIHTSAQLDNIVMGEWRAALSSAKGAIPFAGGLLAAIWQWAALDKLGQDEQSAMSHEAKEAGWRLRAGTTAFWGTVVDMAGQGLKKTAAWVPKFAKGLSYFGIGVSVIGRLGGLIGGAIMAFWDGKNAYQAAQKGDWKMFGLYFSSAFLGGLVTVLALGGAVPFIGWIAIIALIGVTLLIELFKDNKVQSWLENGYWGGRIYKTPEEERKQLQLAVG
- a CDS encoding DUF6708 domain-containing protein, with the protein product MEFTGQFTPYSINRPLSDDERDRQLKQSKKIETELYHQLSIIEINSNWLEVVDKYFFDKGALTLAGLIFIPAGVLMTIFSMAIGIVNIYKGDFGAFIALLVSPLGMAICYLIWRWTRKEINYTHYPIRFNRKTRMVHVFRQDGTVLSVKWDKVFFTQIPVTYGMWDMVGHVLDEDGVTVRETFGLPACAMGSWGRERAKGYWEFIRRYMEEGPASVSDVISGCLPIKDKKETLAFSFERIAASLGSYLNPFILFYYIFYPGRMIAMHFSKIPQWPAEIEAQCPRLDGHDPFFRDASMNA